The Pseudomonas sp. MPC6 nucleotide sequence TCGCGAATCGGCGTTGTTTCACCTGTACGGCGCGTTGCTCGGGTTGTGTCATGAAATCGCCGGCTTCTATCGCTTGCCCCAGGCCAATGCGCCGCGGGCGGAGATGCTGCTGACCCGGGAAGTGCTGGAAGCCATCGCCATTCCTGAAATGGCCGAGATGGTCGAACTGGCGCAGAACCCGCAAACCTGGCTGGCCAGGCTGCTGGCCGCCCATGCGGCGCTGTTTCAGCCGCCGCGGGCCCCGCACAAACCGAAAGGCGATGTAACCCAGCCACTGATCCTGGCCGTTAACCTGGATGAAGAAGAGGCGCCTCAGGAATTGAGTCGGGAAGAGCTGGAAAGCTGGCGTCAGAACCTCAAGGGCCTGGCGATCCGGTTTCGCGAAGGGTTGAACGAGTGCTGAAAAACTGAGTGCCTGGCCGCTGTTTCGCTCAGGGAAGTGTGTTGTAGGAAATTTCCCTGAGTGATGACATCTGGTCAAGATCCCGAGCGAAGCCGGGAAGATGCCTATATAATCCCCGCCTTTCTTGGAGAACTCATCCTTATGCCAACGTCCTTTCTAGAAATTGTCGAGTTACCAGACGGCCGAATCGAGCTGCGCAGGGCCGAGGACGAGGGTTCTCTGGTTACTTTGGATTTCTCCGAGGATGCCAAGGCGTTCCTGCAAGGCCAGCACGTGGAAGTCGCCAAGGCGATGTTGAGCGTCGGCGTTCAAATGGCCGGACGCCTGGTTGAAGGTGAATTTGAACCGGATCAGGGGTCGCGGATTCTTCATTGATCCCCGTCTGTCGTTTTATTGCGGACATCTTTACAGATCGGCTTCTCAACCTCGGAGAAGCCCCGCGCTGCTCAGCGCATTCCCTTTGCCCGTCAACCCCAGTGTTTACCCGTTAACCCAGTCGAATATTCAGGCTCTGCGCGTCCCCGGTCCGGGCGGCGCTGATCAACTGTTGCCGTGAGGCTGAGCTCAGCGGGTTGAGCCAGCTGACCACCGTATGGCTGCGACCCAGGCGCAGGGCTTCGCAGGTCAGTTGCTGGGCGCTCTGGGTGCCGCGCGGCTGCAGCAGCAGGATGCGTTCGCGATTCAGGCCGGCATCGCGCAGCCAGGCCTGGGTGAGGCTGGCGGGCGGGGCGATCAGGGTCAGCCAGCGGGCGTCCTGGTCTTCGCTCAATTCCCGGAGGATCGGTGCCAGAAGGTTCAGGCAGTTCCCGGCCGCACCACGTAGCGACAGCTCGCTGAACACGTCCGGTTCGGCACTCCAAGGCGACTCGACCACCTCTTTCAGGGTCGGCGCCAACGGCTGCACCATGAACGCCTCGAACAACGGCAACTGGGCTTGCTGTGGTGTATGTGGGAACTGCATAAAGCCTCCTTTTAGCGGCGAATGACGCCGACACTCAAGCCTTCGATCACCAGTTCCTGATCTTTCAGGTTCACTTCGATTGGGGCGAATTCAGGGTTTTCGGCCAGCAGCCAGACTTTGCTGCCATCGCGCTTGAAGCGCTTGACGGTCACCTCGTCGCCGATCCGCGCGACCACGATCTGGCCGTTGCGGGCTTCACGGGTGGTATGGACGGCCAGCAGGTCGCCGTCGAAAATGCCCACGTCCTTCATGCTCATGCCATGGACCCGCAGCAGATAGTCGGCGCGAGGATGGAAGAAGGTCGGGTTGATGTTGCAGGATTCTTCGATGTGCTGCTGGGCGAGGATCGGCGCACCGGCCGCCACGCGGCCGATGATCGGCAGGGTGGATTCGTCGGCCTTGGCTTCGAAACCGGGGATGCGAATGCCGCGGGAGGCCCCCGGGGTCATCTCGATGGCGCCCTTGCGGGCCAGTGCCTTGAGGTGTTCTTCCGCCGCGTTGGGCGACTTGAAACCCAGTTCCTGAGCGATTTCCGCGCGGGTCGGCGGGTAGCCGTTGTCATCTAGGCAGCGTTTGATGAAGGCCAGAATCTCTGCTTGGCGTGGCGTCAGCTTTAGCATATTGATCGCTCTGTCTTTTTATACAGTGACTGGGATTATATACAGTGGAACGGTCTTGGCAATGCCCGTTTTTTTGCCCGCCGCCAGACGGTCGATCAAGCCGCTGATTAAAGCGTTGCCGATGTATGGTTAAATAGCTGACCGACGGTTCCCGAAACGAACCGCCAGACTTGACAAGGCTGGGACTGAAACGTATGTTTCAAACAAGTGTTTGTCAGGCGGAGTAGCCATGGCCCAGTCGGAAACCGTTGAACGCATTCTCGATGCTGCCGAGCAATTGTTCGCGGAAAAAGGTTTCGCCGAAACCTCGTTGCGTCTGATCACCAGCAAGGCCGGGGTCAATCTGGCGGCGGTGAATTATCACTTCGGCTCGAAGAAGGCGCTGATCCAGGCGGTCTTCTCGCGCTTTCTCGGCCCGTTCTGCATCAGCCTCGACAAAGAGCTGGAGCGGCGCCAGGCCAAGCCTGAAAACAAGCCGACCCTCGAAGAACTGCTGGAAATCCTCGTCGAACAAGCCCTGGTGGTGCAGCCACGCAGCGGCAACGACCTGTCGATCTTCATGCGCTTGCTGGGCCTGGCCTTCAGTCAGAGCCAGGGCCATTTGCGGCGTTACCTGGAAGATATGTACGGCAAGGTGTTCCGCCGCTACATGACGCTGGTCAACGAGGCCGCCCCGCGGATTCCACCGATCGAACTGTTCTGGCGCGTGCACTTCATGCTCGGTGCCGCGGCGTTCAGCATGTCGGGGATCAAGGCCTTGCGCGCCATTGCCGAGACCGACTTCGGCGTCAACACCTCCATCGAGCAGGTCATGCGGCTGATGGTGCCGTTCCTGGCGGCCGGCATGCGCGCCGAAACCGGCGTGACCGACACGGCCATGGCCACCGCGCAGCTGCGTCCGCGTAGCAAATCGACACCCTTTGCCGCCAAGGTTTGACCCCGCACGGGTGGGCGCGGCAGCGGACATCCGCTAAGCTGGGCGCCCATGCCGACTCTCGTTTCGAACCTGCACCCCATTGTTTGCGCCAACCGGGCTATCACCCGGGGTGACCAATGCGTGCGAGCCGGGTTTATCGTTATCAAGGAATCTCTATGACTGCTGGCCTGCAAGGCTCGTTGATGGTGGACGTCGCCGGTACCTGGCTGACGGCCGAAGATCGCCAATTGTTGCGTCAACCCGAAGTGGGTGGCCTGATCATTTTTGCGCGCAACATCGAACACCCGCGCCAGGTGCGTGAATTGAGTGCGGCGATCCGCGCCGTTCGTCCCGACCTGCTGCTGGCCGTGGACCAGGAGGGCGGGCGGGTGCAACGCCTGCGCCAGGGCTTCATCCGGCTGCCGGCCATGCGGGCCGTTGCCGACAACCCGAATGCCGAGTTCCTGGCCGAGCAGTGCGGCTGGATCATGGCCACCGAAGTGCTGGCGGTCGGCCTCGACCTGAGCTTCGCCCCGGTGCTGGATCTGGATCACCAGCGCAGCGCCGTGGTCGGCACGCGTTCGTTCGAAGGCGACCCGGAGCGTGCGGCCTTGCTGGCCGGTGCCTTCATCCGCGGCATGAACAGCGCCGGCATGGCGGCCACCGGCAAGCACTTCCCCGGTCACGGCTGGGCCGAGGCCGATTCCCATGTGGCCATCCCCACCGATGAGCGCAGCCTCGATGAGATCCGCGCCAATGACCTAGTGCCGTTCGCCCGCTTGAGCAAGCAACTGGCCGCCGTCATGCCGGCCCACGTCATTTATCCACAGGTCGATGCCCAGCCCGCCGGTTTCTCCCGCCGCTGGTTGCAGGACATCCTGCGTGGCGAGTTGCAATTCGACGGGGTGATCTTCAGCGACGACCTGTCGATGGCGGGTGCCCATGTGGTCGGCGATGCCGCCAGTCGTATCGAAGCGGCGCTGACGGCCGGTTGCGACATGGGCCTGGTGTGCAACGACCGCGCCGCCGCCGAACTCGCGCTGAGCGCCGCCCAGCGCTTGAAAGTCAAACCGTCGCCACGCATTGCGCGGATGCGCGGCCAGGCCTGGGCCAACACTGAATATCGTCAGGACCCGCGCTGGCTGGCCGCTGTCGGCGCGCTCAAAGAAGCTCAACTGATTGATTGAGGACGTTCCCCATGACGGTTTACGCGATTATCGGTGGCAGTGGCCTGACCCGGCTCGATGGCTTGGACATTCGCCAGTCACTGGCAGTGGACACGCCTTACGGTGCGCCGTCGGCCGAGGTGCAGATCGGTGAGTACGCCGGCAAGGACGTGCTGTTCCTCGCGCGCCACGGTCATCCGCACCGTTTGCCGCCGCATCGGGTGAACTACCGCGCCAACCTCTGGGCGCTGAAGCAGGCCGGCGCCGAGGCGATTCTCGCGGTCAATGCCGTGGGCGGGATTCACCCCATGATGACCCCCGGGTTTTTGTGCGTACCGCATCAGTTGATCGACTACACCAGCGGTCGCGAACACACCTATTTCGCCGATAATCTTGAACAGGTCACCCATATCGATTTCAGCGCTCCCTATAGCGAAGACCTGCGCCAGCAGCTGATCGCGGCACTGGTGGCGGAGAACGTCGGGTTTGCCAGTCAGGGTGTGTACGCCTGTACCCAGGGGCCACGGCTGGAAACCGCCGCCGAGATCGAGAGACTGGAGCGCGACGGCTGCGACATCGTCGGCATGACCGGCATGCCGGAAGCGGCCTTGGCCCGTGAGCTGGAGCTGGATTACGCCTGCCTGGCGCTGGTGGTGAACCTGGCGGCGGGCAAGTCGACGGCGGTGATTACCGCGGCCGGGATCGAACAGGCGTTGCGGGATGGGATGGGGAAGGTTAATTCGACGCTGGCGCGGGTGCTGAAAGGCTAAGTTGTGCGCCACCGTCGCTAATTCATCTTCAAAAGCATCGAGTGTATGTCTGCAATTATTGAGCAAATTCAACAGCTGCCATGGGCGGAAGCATTCAGTCATCGCGCTCTGGATAAGGCGCGCAGATATGCCCATGAACGTCGGGTAAAAATTCTCGAACTTGATGATGTGTTGGTTCGTGCAACCTGCAGGGGTTCCCAAGGTAACGTCTACGAACAGCAGATCGAACTGGTCGAAGACGCCAATGGCGATTTTGAGCTGGATTGCTTCTGCTCATGCCCTGTAGTGGTCGATTGCAAACACTGCGCAACCGTTATCTATCACTTGCAGGACCTTCCTGTCGCGGCGACTGACAGTCCTGCTTCTGTTCACTTGAATCGTGAGCTGGAGCGCTGGATCGACGGTATTCCTTCTACAAGCAATCCCGCCGATGAGCCGGCACAGGGGACAAGTACGCGCCTGTTTTACACACTCAGGGCTACACCCACTGCCGGTAGATGGACGCTTGAAATCTTCAAGGCCCGCCAACTCAAGAGTGGCGTGTTGCAAGATATCAAGTCGATGTACTCGCTGTCGGACACGCTGATACGTCAACCCGGTTACCTGACGGAACTCGACCTTCGAATCGCCAGGCTGTTAGTCGCCGTTCACTCCCATCACGCGTATTACGCCGGCTATCTATTGGAAGGCAGCAGCGGCGCCGAGCTTATTGAGATGCTGTTGCGGACCTCGCGTCTTTTCCTCGATCTCCAACAGTCGCAACCCTTGACGCCTGGTATGCGCAGAGCAGGTCAATTTGTCTGGGCCGAACAAGCCAACGGCAGTTTCCGCCCGCAATGGGGCAGCGACGAAGCGCCAGTGGAAACGATCCTGGCCTTGGAGCCCTTGTACTATCTGGATCGCGAGCGGCTGCAAATCGGGCCACTGTTCAGCGAGATGGATGAAAAACTGGCGTGTCACCTGTCGTTGGCCCCGGAGATCCCGGCTCGCCAGGCCATGCAGTTCAGCCATCGGATGAGAGCGGCGACTCAAGTTGCGCCGCCGCCGCATACGTTGACGGAACGGGTCATCGAGGGCGTTTTCCCTCAGGCTCATCTGGTGCTCGCCAGCGGCAAGCGTTACGTCCGCTGGCAGCATGAACCCGAGCACCGCGCCGCGTTGGCGTTCACCTACAACGGGCATCCAGTGTCGGACAGGAGCCCGGAGGTGTTGATCCTTTCAGGGACTGAAACCCAGCGTATCCAGCGCAACCCGGTCGCCGAAAAAGCCCTGCGCCAGGCCCTGCAAAAACACGGTTTCAAAAAGGCTACGCGCAAAAGCAGTCTGGACCGCCCCGGCGAAATGTTCACCCTGGCGGATGATGCGACCTGGCTGGCCTTTGCGCAGGACGGGGTCCCGGCGCTGCGGCAGCAAAACTGGCTGATCGATATCAGCGAAAACTTTCACTTCAGCGTGCAGCCTGTAGAGGAGTGGTATGCAGAGGTGGAGGAAGAGTCGGGGCACCAGTGGTTCGATCTGCAACTGGGTATCGTCGTCAACGGCGAGCGTCACAGTCTGTTACCCATCCTCCTGCATTTGTTGCGCAGCCAGCCACAGTTGATGGACCCCGCAAGCTTGGCCCAACGCAACGATGATGAACTGTTGCTGATCGGACTTGGCGACGGGCGTTTCGGTGCCAAGCCCCAGGGCAAAGTCGCGCTGCCCTATGGTCGGATCAAACCGCTGATGGCCACCTTGGGCGCGTTGTACCTGGGTGACCATGTGGGTGATTCCTTGCGTCTGAGTTTGCCGGATGCCGCGCGCCTGAGCGCGCTGGAAGGCGTACCACTGGTGTGGCAGGGCGGTGAGCGCCTGCGCGGTTTTGCCAAGCGCCTGCGTGAGTCGAACCATGCTCACGTCCCGGCGCCCGAAGGGTTGAAAGCGACCCTGCGACCGTATCAGCTGGAAGGGTTGAACTGGATGCAAACCCTTCGCGAACTGGAAGTGGGCGGCATCCTCGG carries:
- a CDS encoding TetR/AcrR family transcriptional regulator; this encodes MAQSETVERILDAAEQLFAEKGFAETSLRLITSKAGVNLAAVNYHFGSKKALIQAVFSRFLGPFCISLDKELERRQAKPENKPTLEELLEILVEQALVVQPRSGNDLSIFMRLLGLAFSQSQGHLRRYLEDMYGKVFRRYMTLVNEAAPRIPPIELFWRVHFMLGAAAFSMSGIKALRAIAETDFGVNTSIEQVMRLMVPFLAAGMRAETGVTDTAMATAQLRPRSKSTPFAAKV
- the lexA gene encoding transcriptional repressor LexA, with protein sequence MLKLTPRQAEILAFIKRCLDDNGYPPTRAEIAQELGFKSPNAAEEHLKALARKGAIEMTPGASRGIRIPGFEAKADESTLPIIGRVAAGAPILAQQHIEESCNINPTFFHPRADYLLRVHGMSMKDVGIFDGDLLAVHTTREARNGQIVVARIGDEVTVKRFKRDGSKVWLLAENPEFAPIEVNLKDQELVIEGLSVGVIRR
- the nagZ gene encoding beta-N-acetylhexosaminidase, which gives rise to MTAGLQGSLMVDVAGTWLTAEDRQLLRQPEVGGLIIFARNIEHPRQVRELSAAIRAVRPDLLLAVDQEGGRVQRLRQGFIRLPAMRAVADNPNAEFLAEQCGWIMATEVLAVGLDLSFAPVLDLDHQRSAVVGTRSFEGDPERAALLAGAFIRGMNSAGMAATGKHFPGHGWAEADSHVAIPTDERSLDEIRANDLVPFARLSKQLAAVMPAHVIYPQVDAQPAGFSRRWLQDILRGELQFDGVIFSDDLSMAGAHVVGDAASRIEAALTAGCDMGLVCNDRAAAELALSAAQRLKVKPSPRIARMRGQAWANTEYRQDPRWLAAVGALKEAQLID
- a CDS encoding DEAD/DEAH box helicase, which encodes MSAIIEQIQQLPWAEAFSHRALDKARRYAHERRVKILELDDVLVRATCRGSQGNVYEQQIELVEDANGDFELDCFCSCPVVVDCKHCATVIYHLQDLPVAATDSPASVHLNRELERWIDGIPSTSNPADEPAQGTSTRLFYTLRATPTAGRWTLEIFKARQLKSGVLQDIKSMYSLSDTLIRQPGYLTELDLRIARLLVAVHSHHAYYAGYLLEGSSGAELIEMLLRTSRLFLDLQQSQPLTPGMRRAGQFVWAEQANGSFRPQWGSDEAPVETILALEPLYYLDRERLQIGPLFSEMDEKLACHLSLAPEIPARQAMQFSHRMRAATQVAPPPHTLTERVIEGVFPQAHLVLASGKRYVRWQHEPEHRAALAFTYNGHPVSDRSPEVLILSGTETQRIQRNPVAEKALRQALQKHGFKKATRKSSLDRPGEMFTLADDATWLAFAQDGVPALRQQNWLIDISENFHFSVQPVEEWYAEVEEESGHQWFDLQLGIVVNGERHSLLPILLHLLRSQPQLMDPASLAQRNDDELLLIGLGDGRFGAKPQGKVALPYGRIKPLMATLGALYLGDHVGDSLRLSLPDAARLSALEGVPLVWQGGERLRGFAKRLRESNHAHVPAPEGLKATLRPYQLEGLNWMQTLRELEVGGILGDDMGLGKTLQTLAHLLTEKQAGRLDHPALAVMPTSLIPNWLDESLRFTPQLKVLALHGAARQKDFASLAEYDLVLTTYALLPRDLEILQPQVWSVLILDEAQNIKNPLSKAAQAARDLQARQRLCLSGTPLENHLGELWSQFHFLLPGWLGDSKTFNRDYRTPIEKHGDTERMRHLSARIKPFLLRRKKDQVATELPSKTEIVHWVDLSDGQRDVYETVRVAMDKKVRDEIARSGVGRSQIIILDALLKLRQVCCDLRLIKTPLTAKSLRSGSGKLVSLMEMLEELLSEGRKILLFSQFTSMLALIEEELLQRGLGYSLLTGETTDRRTPVKDFQSGKVPLFLISLKAGGTGLNLTAADTVIHFDPWWNPAVENQATDRAYRIGQNNPVFVYKLIARGTVEEKIQALQQEKAVLAEAVLEGGATGGLKLEQSDIEALFAPLPNLKS
- the sulA gene encoding SOS-induced cell division inhibitor SulA gives rise to the protein MQFPHTPQQAQLPLFEAFMVQPLAPTLKEVVESPWSAEPDVFSELSLRGAAGNCLNLLAPILRELSEDQDARWLTLIAPPASLTQAWLRDAGLNRERILLLQPRGTQSAQQLTCEALRLGRSHTVVSWLNPLSSASRQQLISAARTGDAQSLNIRLG
- a CDS encoding DUF6586 family protein, whose product is MAHELYTRTNQKIYFAGLSLEALAKAEEGRAMNSLALIQAGRESALFHLYGALLGLCHEIAGFYRLPQANAPRAEMLLTREVLEAIAIPEMAEMVELAQNPQTWLARLLAAHAALFQPPRAPHKPKGDVTQPLILAVNLDEEEAPQELSREELESWRQNLKGLAIRFREGLNEC
- a CDS encoding S-methyl-5'-thioinosine phosphorylase encodes the protein MTVYAIIGGSGLTRLDGLDIRQSLAVDTPYGAPSAEVQIGEYAGKDVLFLARHGHPHRLPPHRVNYRANLWALKQAGAEAILAVNAVGGIHPMMTPGFLCVPHQLIDYTSGREHTYFADNLEQVTHIDFSAPYSEDLRQQLIAALVAENVGFASQGVYACTQGPRLETAAEIERLERDGCDIVGMTGMPEAALARELELDYACLALVVNLAAGKSTAVITAAGIEQALRDGMGKVNSTLARVLKG